The Euphorbia lathyris chromosome 8, ddEupLath1.1, whole genome shotgun sequence genome has a window encoding:
- the LOC136202092 gene encoding derlin-1 has protein sequence MSSPGEYYQSLPPISKAYGTLCLLFTVVYQLGILEPVHVALIYKLVFYRFQVWRLFTNFFFLGKFSINFGIRLLMIARYGVQLEKGPFDRRTADFMWMMIFGAFSMLLLSAIPIFWTPFLGVSLVFMILYVWSREFPNAQINLYGLVTLKAFYLPWAMLALDVIFGSPLMPDLLGILAGHLYYFLTVLHPLATGKTLLKTPRWVHKIVARWRIGAPAPTSRSTSTQPQPERSTGVAFTGRSYRLAD, from the exons ATGTCTTCACCTGGCGA ATACTACCAATCCCTTCCACCTATAAGCAAAGCATATGGGACTTTGTGCCTACTTTTCACAGTGGTCTATCAGCTTGGAATACTTGAGCCAGTACATGTTGCATTGATATATAAACTTGTATTTTATCGTTTTCAG GTATGGAGGCTTTTTACGAATTTCTTTTTCCTTGGGAAATTTTCGATCAATTTTGGAATTCGTCTCTTGATGAT AGCCAGATATGGTGTTCAACTGGAGAAGGGACCATTTGATAGGCGCACAGCAGATTTCATGTGGATGATGATTTTTGGTGCCTTTTCAATGTTG TTACTTTCTGCGATCCCTATATTTTGGACGCCATTCTTGGGAGTATCCCTCGTTTTCATGATTCTCTATGTGTGGAGCAGAGAATTTCCTAATGCGCAGATCAACTTATACGGGCTTGTGACTCTTAAG GCATTTTATCTACCGTGGGCAATGCTTGCTTTAGATGTCATATTTGGCTCGCCTCTTATGCCGGATCTCCTTGGAATCCTAGCAGGGCATCTATATTACTTTCTGACTGTGTTGCATCCTCTTGCAACCGGAAAGACATTGCTGAAAACTCCAAGATGGGT ACATAAAATTGTGGCCAGGTGGAGAATAGGAGCACCAGCCCCAACAAGCAGAAGTACAAGTACCCAACCCCAACCTGAAAGAAGTACGGGGGTGGCTTTTACAGGGAGATCATATCGGCTAGCTGATTAG
- the LOC136204138 gene encoding profilin-4: MSWQTYVDEHLMCEIEGGGQHLTASAIVGHDGSIWAQSTSFPQLKPTEVTGIMKDFDEPGHLAPTGLYLGGVKYMVIQGEPGAVIRGKKGSGGITIKKTGQALVFGLYEEPVTPGQCNMVVERLGDYLVDQGL; the protein is encoded by the exons ATGTCGTGGCAGACTTACGTCGATGAACACTTGATGTGTGAAATCGAAGGCGGAGGTCAGCATCTAACTGCCTCTGCCATTGTTGGTCATGACGGTAGCATCTGGGCTCAGAGCACCTCTTTCCCTCAG CTCAAGCCTACAGAGGTCACTGGCATCATGAAAGATTTTGATGAACCCGGTCACCTTGCCCCTACAGGCCTATATCTTGGGGGCGTAAAATACATGGTTATCCAAGGAGAGCCTGGAGCTGTTATCCGTGGAAAGAAG GGATCAGGAGGGATCACCATAAAGAAGACTGGTCAAGCTCTTGTTTTCGGTCTCTATGAGGAGCCAGTGACTCCAGGACAGTGCAACATGGTTGTTGAGAGGTTGGGGGATTACCTCGTTGATCAGGGGCTGTAG